The proteins below come from a single Shumkonia mesophila genomic window:
- a CDS encoding lysozyme, with protein MSKAVLIRIVGAAAAGILCTIVPAFEGTEYVGYADVGGIPTKCMGDTTDAVIGQRYSEAECIESLETELIAHAGPVLKCVPQLEGHPYQIAASVSLAYNIGTGAFRKSTIAKNFRAGRWAEACRGFPAWNKAGGKVVQGLANRRAAERKLCETELPS; from the coding sequence ATGTCAAAAGCCGTCCTCATTCGCATCGTCGGCGCTGCTGCGGCAGGCATCCTCTGCACGATCGTACCAGCGTTCGAAGGCACCGAATATGTCGGCTATGCCGACGTCGGCGGCATTCCGACGAAGTGCATGGGCGACACCACGGATGCGGTGATCGGCCAGCGATACAGCGAGGCTGAATGCATTGAGAGCCTCGAAACCGAGCTGATCGCCCATGCCGGCCCGGTGCTGAAATGCGTGCCGCAACTCGAAGGGCACCCCTACCAGATCGCCGCCTCGGTGAGCCTTGCCTACAACATCGGCACGGGCGCTTTCCGCAAATCGACAATCGCTAAAAACTTCCGCGCGGGTCGCTGGGCCGAGGCCTGCCGCGGTTTTCCAGCCTGGAACAAAGCCGGCGGTAAGGTTGTGCAGGGCCTGGCCAATCGCCGCGCAGCCGAGCGGAAACTTTGCGAAACGGAGCTACCATCATGA